In Pangasianodon hypophthalmus isolate fPanHyp1 chromosome 5, fPanHyp1.pri, whole genome shotgun sequence, the DNA window CTGCACTTGTCTAGTTGTTCCTTTGGATATAGGTGTACTTTaacaaaaattataaaatgtggaGTCAATATTACTTTTCTATCTGGTCAATAAAACAGAAAGctacttctttttttaagtagCAATGCTCCTCCTTAATATgggaaaagtaaataaactaataacTTCACTATGTATAGTGAAACTACTGCCCAGTTCTGCCAGGTGAAAAACACCtgagtaattgtacttcgtTAAAGTAATAAGTGTTACTGAAATTGATTATGTTATAAATTGATCAAATGGGTTCTATTTAGCATTCAATCAGGTTTATTGTCAatgtaaaaaacaacaacaacaacttacTGAATCAAGTATTGTGCCAATCTGTtttgaccttctcatgctacacaatgttaCAGAATGTTATAGCTGTTTGTGTGCATCCGAAGATGGATAAGTCACTGCACTGTGGAACTTCAAGATGTGTATCCCTGACCCTACCTCAATTATTAAGACTCATATAAAATGAGGCATCTTCCTAGCTTCTCTAGAAGGCATGACCTCCAACTAATTTGAAAAACCATGATATTtcactaatttcactaattagCCTGTTTCCTTTGCTATTGCCAAATTACACTAGCATCAATTCCGGGTCcatggaggactagtggttagatCGCGGCACTCTCACCGCtgcagccagggaaccaacccgaGCCACTGGGGTTGTACGCAACAACCCTGGATAACATtagggagggttgcgtcaggaagagcatccggtgtaaaaactgtgccaaatcaaatacacggacCAATGAGCCACTGTGGCGACctctaacaggagcagccaaaagaggaacaacactAGCATCGATTCCAGAAGCTAACATGAATTGACTAAGCAGTTATTGATTATTTACATAAtcttttacttctgattaattcattagcaaactacaTAGCATTAGTGATGCATATGACTAAATGTGCAAAAAGTACTGTTTTCAGGCAAATTTGGTATtaatgaaaatcctgtaaattcagaaaaactttCATATCCTACtcttgctcctgagtgtgtgaattcatgcataagaagactaactaatgtaaatctCAGCTTCAAATTATATAACATTGCATGGATATGTTTATACatggaatatactgttgagTATTAGTTTAAAtcgcttatttttattacgtgTACAGCATTTAGCTgaagcccttatccagagtgacatACTACTATAGTGACGTACTTTGGTGTCTCTATTAAAAACAGACCCTCACTGGGACTGAAACTGGTGCATGAGTGAACGGTCAGTACTCAGATTTTCCTCCGGCAGATGTTTGTTTATTGAATGATGTAGGGCTACAGAGAGTGGAAAAGAAAAGCATTGTCTCCAATTTCAATGTGGTGGAATGTCTGTTTTttggaagagagaaaaagaaggatgCCTTGGTGCAAATAATGCCAAGGTCAGGTTTTAGGCCCTTTGTGCTAGTAGATTTCCACTTCTCTCCCCcttcagggactaagaataccattgagaaaattttataataattaagtaattttacattattggtattaaataaaaatatgaaaaaaatgtatttaagagttaagtacaattaaaaaaaattaacaaagagttaagtatatatatatatatatatatatctccaatCATTGATCCCATGTTGTTTTACCTATTGTACGATTTCACTCTGCTGTTGTTTCTCATCCAGTAAACAATTCTCCCACCATCCCTTATATTGAGACCAAAGAACACCAGGCAGTTCAGCTTCACCTCCATCCCTGCAAGAGTTTGAGTTTGTAAAGCTTATCTAATCAGTCTATATTGGGTTTAGAGGAGAAGGAATTGATGTTAAGTCTTACCCAGGTCCACAAAATTCACAGAGTTGTTGATGGGACATTGAAAGGTTGGAGGAAAAGGCACTTCATGTTCTGTAAACAGGTTCAAACtcttttaaatgaaacattaaaaagcCCAACTCTAGTAAGTTTATATATTGTGAAATTTAACAAGCACAGTTGTGACCACAGTCTCATTGCAGTCTACCTTTTCTTTGAAGCTGGTAGGATCCACTGGAGTTGTAAAGTTGACCGTGATGCTCCCACGTGCACACACAGGTGTAGATTCCTTGAGCATCTTTTGCAAGGAGGTAAACTTGAAGTATGTCTTCAGACTTGTTAGGGATCAGACGGAAATCCTTCAAAATACAACTGATATTTCAGAGCCATATTTCCCCACTCATAGATCATTTGTAACTCATCCGAACACTGAGGTTGCCTGTGACATGCTTTAAAGATGATTTCACATGGTAAGAAATAGTGTCTAGCTATCTGTTCTAACTTTCTAAAGCGGTTCTACTTACAACTTGTTCTCAAAGGGAAATCATCAGTTTATAGGATTATACATGGAATGTTTAATGGCTCCATGAGATGCACAAACTGAAGGAATAGTAAGGATGCTCTTTTCCAAAAGAGTTTATCTGCAggttaaaacattttaagaacATAAAGATTGCTTTTGGAGAGAACAAGTCAATTGCTACTATAGTTTATGGCTTGTTGTGGCTTAAGATGCAAGTGACCCTATGAGACACATCAGTAACTACAGAAAATTTAGAAATCTTTTGAGGTAAGTgatgaaaagataaaaagataaaaagagtCTCTTTCTGAATCTACCTTGTACCAGGTGATGGTTTCTCCGATGTTTTGCCACACTGGACAGTCAAGCTTCAGAATGCTTATTTGCTCTGAGAAGTTTTTGTACAGTTGATCTTTGTGAAATGTCTCATAGACCACAATTTCAGTTTCAAACTCATCACATTCAGACACATTATACCACCTGTGAAACACATACCACGAACATAAAATATAACGCCTTTGAGACTAGTGGCAGCATAATATGAAAAGTATACAGTCTGGTGAGCCAATATCACAGTTTTCAGTTTCATAGGTAGTTTCATAGTTTCATTATTATTGGCAGGGGTGTCCAGTCCTCATAAAAGTCTGgtgtgtgcaggttttcatttcaattcctCCTGTTATTATTCTATTTTTGAGGAAAAGATGGGACACCTGATTATTGGTATTCATTCTAAAGCATATTGTTCAGTACTACAGTGAAGCTACTAGTAAAAAGTGTGTAGGTTTTAGAGTGAAGAATGTAACTCTAGACCAGTGGACTGGTCCTTGGAATTAAAATCTCTTTAGTAATATTTCTAgaaaatttttttcccccattttaaTAGACAAGCTTGAAATTGCTTCTGTTGCCAGATAGAAATCGGCAACCTATAAGACctacatattaatatttctaattaaaatgtgatcttcaatgggatcttccaagatttattttctaatgaacttctgacttgactttttatttaattttctgtcatcaacctgttggtctattttcactttggttaatggttacctcaattacccacaatgccattcaacaACCTGCTGATAGTGCCATCAGTTGGATTTAGCTTGAAATTATCTCTATATAAAGACAGTGATGTAGCAGCACTTTAGACCTTTAGTCTGTACAGAttagcttccaaagcttcaactttcatgctaatgcaGCCGTCAATGTCATCGCACTcatcatctcatagatcactTACTAGTGtatcatatagctgcattgcattctgggactttgagtcctttgctgtctccactacttgtatgttggatttctcattaacattaCACGAATGTCAGTGCTAAATTTAGTGAGATAAGAAGCtctcgttcttttttttttcctcgttcTGAGCATTATCCTTAACATTTGAGatcattaaaaaatttttctcctattaaacaccactgtaactacactaacaaTGTCACTCTGAGACATCAGCGTTGCAGACAACCGCTAACCTCTCactgaaataagaaaaatacagtGTCAACCAACAAACTAGCACCAAATTCATAAAACACaccacaaatatatatatattataatatataaaaatataatcatctaaaaaacaaatatatttattaattaggtAGACTGTCCCTTAaatatctctttttttaatcataagcTACTGAATAATATTAGACTGATACagtattttcctgttttgttgtaTATTCTGCACCAGTTTTCAAACTATAAACTGGATTTTCTACAGATTTTTCTACAGATTTGTGCCTGCTTTGTGTGCTTAAAAAAGTAATGTGGCCTGCTTTAAAAATCTCACctcatattttaaataacaccCTACACCTGGAAATCAGctttttgttgtgttatttCCCAGTACAGCACGATGTAActatgtataaatattaattaatgagaCCCTCAAATAGCCTTAGACATATGAATCGATatgttatgtgtgtgtaatatgtaagaGTGTGTATAATAACCATTGTGTGATGTAAAGGCCTGTGTCATTCAGACTTAGAGGCAGGAAGTATAAGGCAGCACCATGGTAATGGACCCGCTCATTTTCCTCCATTGTGATTGGCTGGATTCCATCACTTCCATTTTTGAACCAAAATATCAGCGAATCGTTCATCACGCTATTGCAGTCTGAATTGGGGCAGAGATGACGCAGTGCCTCTCCCTGTATCACATGGATAGTGGTTACATCCGGAGTGCTTTCACACTGGGCTGAAaaaacacaggtttatttatCAGTTTACCACTATATCAactatattattaatttaataatttaacccCAACATGTTGCTGACTGACATcaacaaaatcatttttaaaatatattttcataaagttttttaatgtttattgttcAGCTAATTTTGACCCAAGATCTGAATAAACATTACCCGTCTGGTTTTGTAGTTACTCCAGTCTATATGTACGGATTATGTAGTATGTATGTAGTAGTTTGTCTACAGCATAAATATTTTCTAGTGTCTGGTGTCTTAATCCCTGGTTTCCATGTTCTCTTGATTCTCTGTTGTGCTGTTctttaaatgtctttaattCTCTGTTTCGGATTATCATTACATATTTGTTTCTGAGTACTCTGTTTGCCTATATATGGATAAAACATGTCAGGGATCTTATTTTGCTGGAATCCAGCTTCCTTTTTATGATGGCACACCAGATACTGTCCATTTCCACCTTACCTGAGTAATTCCTCGATGCAGAGGCCATGACAAGTTTAGCCAGGAAGCAAATAATCACCCTTAGCTGTGTCATCTGCAAAAATGTACACATGCACTCAGTGAGATCTTGTCACTTCCTCCCTGATTTCCTCACCAGGGCAACAGTATTGCCCTGTATTAGCTCTGagttacatacagtaaatacagtacGCACAGTATTGCAGCACTGCTGGgccagacacagtctcagttgCTGCAGTGCTGAAAACTAACTTGCAGGTTTTCCCAATTCTTTTTTATTGAATTTGAACAGGAATGTACACTGAGTGGGACTCCAGTCTATCACAGGACATCACATgtacaacaaagaaaaaccaaagaaccccGAGGAGACACGGGAGGAACTTGcgaaacttcacacacacagtagcctGAGTTTATATGATCTAAtctagagctgtgaggcaccaacactacctgctgcaccacttaCTTTCAgtgtataaaatgaaatttatttataacaggTCTGATAGCTCCACCTGTAACATAAACgataggtttattttaatgtgcacattcgaatacattattgtttctagaTAACATCTagttcacaaggacttgtatagtggaagctaataaaaaaaaaaacagttaaaaacagttttttaaaaaaagagacagaaaagatgGTGGTTtgtgagtaaatgagtaaacgtttatagctgctaacacaaatgagaacaggaacttgttttgtggaggCTCCATGACATTACATTTAGCTACAAATGGTTAAGAagtattgtttattaataaatcaaaaattggcAAATGGCCATGatttaagaagaataaaaaaatttcaggGCTTGCtctaaaaggaaaataatccacttcggggTTCACACCAACTCAGCATGGATTAGTTTCTCCTAACAGCACAGCCCATGGTGTTGCTCTTTACTTAGTAGTTTAGTACAATTACAATATTCAGGCCCTAACAGACTCTTTCTTGGTGCTTCCAGTACTGGAAACCCAAAGGAAAGTGACATCCTTCTGTGTTCCCGTAACTTCATATTAAGCCACTGTAATCACAGCAAACTGGGTATTTAGTAGCTTAAAACTAAATAAGGTGGATTCTTGCTGAGGTTTCATATTTAAGTATTAAAGTCCCTAAAATATATTAGAAACAGTTTGTACATAGAATTCCCTCAAACAGAAAACACTTTTAAGGTTCTTCATAGAACCCTTACATGTatctccagaaggaaaaaccaaagGACCCCTTAGGAATTTTAGAGTGTGTAGAGTACTTGAATGCCAGTTATATTGAGCAGATGCCTATTAAAATGGTGGTTTTATCACAGTTAGCTTTAAACATTGTGTTTCAACAGTGTGTTGATAGTGTATTACCTCGTATAACAACTCTCCAACAAATGCTACCGGTCTCGTTTTTCAGAACATGAAGTGTTTTCTACACATTTTCAGTTTCCAGCTATCGCTAAGATAAGGAAGAGATCTATCAATGGTGCACAGCAACAGAAATTTCTTGTATGATAAGCAAT includes these proteins:
- the il1rl1 gene encoding interleukin-1 receptor-like 1, translated to MCTFLQMTQLRVIICFLAKLVMASASRNYSAQCESTPDVTTIHVIQGEALRHLCPNSDCNSVMNDSLIFWFKNGSDGIQPITMEENERVHYHGAALYFLPLSLNDTGLYITQWWYNVSECDEFETEIVVYETFHKDQLYKNFSEQISILKLDCPVWQNIGETITWYKDFRLIPNKSEDILQVYLLAKDAQGIYTCVCTWEHHGQLYNSSGSYQLQRKEHEVPFPPTFQCPINNSVNFVDLGMEVKLNCLVFFGLNIRDGGRIVYWMRNNSRVKSYNRVENGRIQSNLTISQVSEKDLQYEYCCIAISPYKWDFVCITLKTRKSLRPVVTTFSCTVLFLLLAAGMVKWVTVDLALFFRSFRIMQSKRDDGKVYDAYVIYQKDNTDEKTGRKVAHFVNQVLPAVLEDACGFKLYIHERDNLPGEDYTELVETRMQLSRRLIAVLPPKVSQHQGLTPSLCYDWHVGLHRVLVDQELRVILIQLGDMKEYSHLPLGLQHLLQQTPPLRWDEASGQATCPNSRFWKQVRYMMPVPPISSSRGVDL